Proteins co-encoded in one Deinococcota bacterium genomic window:
- the hpaB gene encoding 4-hydroxyphenylacetate 3-monooxygenase, oxygenase component: MPARTGKDYMKALKRNPPNLWLKGEKVLDPTTHPAFKGVVRSLAELYDLQHDPAFKGVLTYPSPTSSERVGVSFLEPKTKDDLKRRAAGYKVWADYSLGLMGRTPDYLNAVLSGYAGASDFFGQDEPRFAENIRNYYEYVRENDLCTTHALTNPQVNRAASTAQQADPYIPLGVLKETKEGVVVRGARMLATLPVADEILVFPSTLLKEEPGADKYAFAFALPTNAPGLHFICREPLAGGNASDHPVSSRFEEQEALVVFDDVLVPWERVFALRNLDICNRAYAETGALMLMAHQVNVLKVSKTESFLGLLTLMAEGVGADVFGHVQEKIAEVSIYLEAMKGLQVAAEEGAASNSYGVMCPARAPLDAARNLYPMLYPRIHEITQQIGASGLIMIPSEADLDGPMRPYLEKFMQSRNMNALERTQLFRLAWDMTLSSFGARQVHYERFFFGDPVRMKGVLYGAYDKEPYKARIRHFLGWEGQDAVRAKEEVTA; encoded by the coding sequence ATGCCTGCGAGAACCGGCAAGGACTACATGAAGGCCCTCAAGCGAAACCCGCCCAACCTGTGGCTGAAGGGCGAAAAGGTCCTGGACCCCACCACCCACCCGGCGTTTAAGGGCGTGGTGCGCTCGCTCGCCGAGCTCTACGACCTGCAGCATGACCCCGCCTTTAAAGGCGTGCTCACCTACCCCTCGCCGACGAGCAGCGAGCGGGTCGGCGTGAGCTTTTTGGAGCCCAAGACCAAAGACGACCTCAAACGCCGCGCGGCGGGCTACAAGGTGTGGGCCGACTACAGCCTCGGCCTGATGGGCCGGACGCCCGACTACCTGAACGCCGTTCTGTCCGGCTACGCGGGCGCCAGCGACTTTTTCGGCCAGGACGAGCCCAGATTCGCCGAGAACATCCGCAACTATTATGAATACGTCCGCGAGAACGACCTCTGCACCACCCACGCGCTCACCAACCCGCAGGTAAACCGCGCCGCCAGCACCGCGCAGCAGGCCGACCCCTATATTCCCTTGGGCGTCCTCAAGGAGACCAAGGAGGGCGTCGTCGTGCGCGGCGCGCGGATGCTGGCGACCCTGCCCGTCGCCGACGAGATCCTCGTCTTTCCCTCGACGCTCCTAAAGGAGGAGCCCGGCGCCGACAAGTACGCCTTTGCCTTCGCGCTGCCGACGAACGCGCCCGGCCTGCACTTTATCTGCCGCGAGCCCTTGGCGGGAGGCAACGCCAGCGACCACCCGGTCTCCTCGAGGTTTGAGGAGCAGGAAGCGCTGGTCGTCTTCGACGACGTGCTGGTACCCTGGGAGCGGGTCTTCGCCTTGAGGAACCTGGACATCTGCAACCGGGCCTACGCCGAGACCGGCGCGCTCATGCTGATGGCGCACCAGGTGAACGTGCTCAAGGTCTCCAAGACCGAATCCTTTCTGGGCCTGCTTACGCTGATGGCCGAGGGCGTCGGTGCTGACGTGTTCGGCCACGTGCAGGAGAAGATCGCCGAGGTGAGCATCTACCTGGAGGCGATGAAGGGCCTGCAAGTCGCCGCCGAGGAGGGCGCGGCGTCCAACTCCTACGGGGTGATGTGCCCGGCCAGGGCACCCTTAGACGCCGCGCGCAACCTCTACCCGATGCTCTACCCGCGCATTCACGAGATCACTCAGCAGATTGGCGCCTCGGGGCTCATCATGATTCCGTCTGAGGCCGACCTGGACGGCCCGATGCGGCCTTATCTGGAAAAGTTCATGCAGAGCCGCAACATGAACGCTCTAGAGCGCACCCAACTCTTCCGCCTCGCCTGGGACATGACGCTGTCGAGCTTTGGCGCGAGGCAGGTTCACTACGAGCGCTTCTTCTTCGGCGATCCGGTGCGCATGAAGGGGGTGCTCTACGGCGCCTACGACAAGGAGCCCTACAAGGCGCGCATCCGCCACTTTCTCGGCTGGGAGGGCCAGGACGCCGTTAGGGCGAAAGAGGAGGTGACGGCTTGA
- a CDS encoding flavin reductase family protein, with translation MHDLFREALSHWVSGVTVVAAKDEAGEVRGMTASSFASLSLEPPLVLVCVDERANLLPVLEGAGGFTINLLAEGQQEASGHFAGQPAARLLENPPFPVHGDLILDEALAALVCSSYRIYPGGDHKIVVGKVEKVVLGEDRPPLVYYRRSYRKLI, from the coding sequence CTGCACGACCTCTTCCGCGAGGCGCTCTCGCACTGGGTGAGCGGCGTCACCGTCGTGGCCGCCAAGGACGAGGCGGGCGAGGTGCGGGGCATGACCGCCTCGTCGTTCGCGTCACTCAGCCTCGAGCCGCCACTCGTCTTGGTCTGCGTCGACGAGCGGGCCAACCTGCTGCCGGTCCTGGAGGGGGCCGGAGGCTTCACCATCAACTTGCTGGCCGAAGGTCAGCAAGAGGCCTCCGGCCACTTCGCCGGCCAGCCCGCCGCGCGCCTGCTCGAGAACCCGCCCTTTCCCGTGCACGGCGACCTGATTCTGGACGAGGCACTGGCCGCGCTCGTCTGCTCGAGCTATCGGATCTACCCCGGCGGCGACCACAAGATCGTCGTCGGCAAGGTCGAGAAGGTCGTCTTGGGCGAGGACCGGCCGCCGCTCGTCTACTACCGGCGGAGCTACCGGAAGCTGATATGA
- the hpaD gene encoding 3,4-dihydroxyphenylacetate 2,3-dioxygenase, translated as MKANVLRAGHAVYYVTDLERARAFYVGLLGLDVVHEGEDALFLRGVEEREWSLKVALREQAGAGRIAFKVAGDEDLDALLELARQRGLKTQETEDFGVPRLVRLEDPSGLPVAFYARAAKHARILQDYHRHRGPGVQRIDHFNVMVPDVQRAHDFYAHELGFRLSEYTVDEGEKLWAAWLQRKGNVHDLALMNGLGPRLHHVGLWTSEPMSLIRACDILASAMQTDRIERGPGRHGLSNAMFLYLRDDDGNRIELYSSDYLTVDPDVEPLRWTLDDPRRQTLWGHAAPASWFSEASSLETLSGGSASLLEGKLAGRPQHLT; from the coding sequence ATGAAAGCCAATGTCCTCCGCGCCGGGCACGCGGTCTACTACGTCACCGACCTCGAGCGGGCTCGCGCCTTCTACGTGGGCCTCTTGGGTCTCGACGTGGTGCATGAGGGGGAGGACGCGCTCTTCTTGCGCGGCGTCGAAGAGCGCGAGTGGAGCCTCAAGGTGGCGCTGCGTGAGCAAGCGGGCGCGGGACGAATCGCCTTCAAGGTGGCGGGCGACGAGGACCTGGACGCCCTGCTCGAGCTCGCCCGGCAACGCGGCCTGAAGACCCAAGAGACCGAGGACTTCGGCGTCCCCCGCCTGGTCCGGCTCGAGGACCCCAGCGGTCTGCCGGTCGCCTTCTACGCGCGCGCCGCCAAACACGCGCGCATCCTCCAGGACTACCACCGGCACCGTGGACCGGGCGTGCAGCGCATCGACCACTTCAACGTGATGGTGCCCGACGTGCAAAGGGCGCATGACTTCTATGCCCACGAGTTGGGCTTCAGGCTGAGCGAGTACACCGTGGACGAAGGGGAGAAGCTGTGGGCGGCCTGGCTCCAGCGCAAGGGCAACGTCCACGACCTGGCGCTGATGAACGGTTTGGGGCCCAGGCTGCACCACGTCGGCCTGTGGACGAGCGAGCCCATGAGCCTGATTCGCGCCTGCGACATCCTCGCTTCGGCGATGCAGACGGACCGCATCGAGCGCGGCCCCGGCCGCCACGGCTTATCGAACGCGATGTTTCTCTACCTCCGCGACGACGACGGCAACCGCATCGAGCTCTACAGCTCGGACTACCTGACCGTGGACCCGGACGTCGAGCCCCTGCGCTGGACCTTGGATGACCCGCGCCGGCAGACGCTCTGGGGCCACGCCGCGCCCGCGAGCTGGTTTAGCGAGGCGAGCTCCCTGGAGACCCTGAGCGGCGGCTCCGCCAGCCTCCTCGAAGGGAAGCTGGCGGGCCGGCCGCAACACCTGACTTGA
- a CDS encoding ABC transporter substrate-binding protein has product MNKLLALVLALALGSSLAQDSSDTGMLDIGVVVSATGPAASLGIPERNTFVLLESMVNEAGGVGGRQVRFHVLDDASDTTQAVRNARSLIEERNVVAIIGTTTTPASLGMIDVVAEVGVPMISMAASRSIIAPVDEGRFWVFKTPQTDEIMANAIVRDMVDRGVATTAFIGFNDAYGEGWWNDFSRVAEEAGISVVASERYARTDTSVTGQILRITAQNPDAVLIGASGTPAALPQRSLVERGYGGTVYQTHGVANPDFLRVGGADVEGTILPAGPILVAEQLPDGFPTKEVGLEYIAMYEAEYGEGSHSTFGAHAYDAWLILGAALERALEAGSPDDLESFRSLLRDEIEATQDLIAAHGVFSFSPEDHLGLTLETTAVMVTIEDGGWQLLYTFAD; this is encoded by the coding sequence ATGAACAAGCTCTTGGCTCTCGTCCTCGCCCTGGCGCTCGGCTCTAGCCTGGCGCAGGACAGCTCAGACACCGGCATGCTGGACATCGGCGTGGTGGTCTCGGCGACCGGCCCCGCCGCGTCCTTGGGCATTCCCGAGCGCAACACCTTCGTTCTCTTGGAGAGCATGGTCAATGAAGCGGGCGGCGTCGGCGGCCGTCAGGTGAGGTTCCATGTTCTCGACGACGCCTCGGACACCACCCAGGCGGTGCGCAACGCGCGCAGCCTGATCGAAGAGCGCAATGTCGTCGCCATCATCGGCACCACCACCACGCCGGCGTCCTTGGGCATGATCGACGTGGTGGCCGAGGTGGGCGTGCCGATGATCTCGATGGCGGCGTCCAGGTCCATCATCGCTCCCGTAGACGAGGGGCGCTTCTGGGTCTTCAAGACGCCGCAGACCGACGAGATCATGGCCAACGCCATCGTCCGCGACATGGTGGACCGGGGCGTGGCGACGACCGCCTTTATCGGCTTCAACGACGCCTACGGCGAGGGCTGGTGGAACGACTTCAGCCGCGTCGCCGAGGAGGCGGGCATCAGCGTCGTCGCCAGCGAGCGCTACGCCCGCACCGACACCTCGGTGACGGGCCAGATCCTGCGCATCACCGCGCAGAACCCCGACGCGGTCCTGATCGGCGCCTCGGGCACGCCCGCCGCCCTGCCCCAGCGCAGCCTGGTCGAGCGCGGCTACGGCGGCACCGTCTACCAGACCCACGGCGTCGCCAACCCCGACTTCTTGAGGGTAGGCGGCGCGGACGTCGAGGGCACCATCTTGCCCGCCGGGCCGATTCTGGTCGCCGAGCAGCTTCCCGACGGCTTCCCCACCAAAGAGGTCGGCTTGGAGTACATCGCCATGTACGAGGCCGAATACGGCGAGGGCTCCCATTCGACCTTCGGCGCCCACGCCTACGACGCCTGGCTGATCCTGGGCGCGGCCTTGGAAAGGGCGCTCGAGGCGGGTTCGCCCGACGACCTTGAAAGCTTCCGCAGCCTCCTGCGCGACGAGATCGAGGCCACCCAGGACCTCATCGCCGCCCACGGCGTCTTCTCCTTTTCGCCCGAAGACCACCTGGGGCTGACGCTCGAGACGACCGCCGTCATGGTGACCATCGAGGACGGCGGCTGGCAGCTCCTCTACACCTTTGCGGACTAG
- a CDS encoding branched-chain amino acid ABC transporter permease, whose translation MDWTIFAILLSDGLISGVFYALLALALVLVFTVTRVIAVFIGELVMFAPLSYALLLQGEVPGTVWLTAAMLLLWAGLEWRSPKRALLLALVALALVGLTFWGAQGAPQAPLWALAVFIVLPMGAATFRLFYEPLPRGTVLVYLILAVGLHFAYQGLGLVFFGPEQYRPAALVRGGLTFGPVALRYQQLLVVAFAALVLVALYLFFKRSLYGKALRAAAVNRLGARLSGISPVEAGRVSLTLAAAVAAVSGMLIAPLTNAAYYMGFLLGLKGFVAAIIGGLVSYPLAVAGALLVGVIESFSSFAASAYKEAIVFSLILPVLLYRSLTTFELGEEEE comes from the coding sequence ATGGATTGGACGATTTTCGCTATCTTGCTGAGCGACGGGCTCATCAGCGGGGTGTTCTACGCGCTCTTGGCCCTGGCGCTCGTTCTCGTCTTTACCGTCACCCGCGTCATCGCCGTCTTTATCGGCGAACTGGTGATGTTCGCGCCGCTCTCCTACGCGCTCTTGCTGCAGGGTGAGGTGCCGGGGACGGTGTGGCTCACGGCGGCGATGCTGCTGCTCTGGGCGGGGCTCGAGTGGCGCAGTCCCAAACGCGCGCTCCTTCTGGCACTCGTGGCGCTCGCGCTCGTCGGCCTGACCTTCTGGGGCGCGCAGGGGGCGCCGCAGGCGCCCCTCTGGGCACTGGCCGTCTTTATCGTGCTGCCGATGGGGGCGGCCACCTTCCGCCTCTTCTACGAGCCCTTGCCGCGCGGCACGGTGCTCGTCTATCTCATCCTCGCGGTCGGCCTGCACTTCGCCTATCAGGGCCTGGGGCTGGTCTTTTTCGGCCCCGAGCAGTACCGCCCGGCCGCCTTGGTGCGCGGCGGGCTCACCTTCGGTCCGGTGGCGTTGCGCTACCAGCAACTGCTCGTCGTCGCCTTTGCGGCGCTGGTGCTGGTGGCGCTCTACCTCTTCTTCAAGCGCAGCCTCTACGGCAAGGCCCTGCGGGCGGCCGCGGTCAACCGCCTGGGCGCTCGCCTCTCGGGCATCTCCCCGGTCGAGGCGGGGCGCGTCTCGCTCACGCTCGCCGCCGCGGTCGCCGCGGTGAGTGGGATGCTGATCGCGCCGCTGACCAACGCCGCTTACTACATGGGCTTTCTGCTCGGACTCAAGGGCTTCGTCGCCGCCATCATCGGCGGGCTGGTCTCCTATCCCTTGGCGGTCGCCGGCGCGCTCCTCGTCGGCGTCATCGAGTCGTTCAGCTCCTTTGCGGCGAGCGCCTACAAGGAGGCCATCGTCTTCAGCCTGATCCTGCCGGTGCTCCTCTACCGCAGCCTGACCACCTTCGAGCTCGGCGAGGAGGAAGAGTGA
- a CDS encoding branched-chain amino acid ABC transporter ATP-binding protein/permease, with translation MVGVAYSALVVLGLYLLTGLARMTSFGQAAFMGVSAYTTALVSARYGLSPWLGLMAGVAMAGAAAWGLGALTVRLRGHFLPLATIAWQVALFIVMGNLTGITGGHTGLTGVPPVSVFGLELRTSGQVYYLAWLLVLLAAWGAFNITHSRTGRALRALRGDAVAAASVGVNPAALKLWVFVLAGVFAGLAGWLYAHFWRFVNPTPFGLEASITYLIMGVVGGVGTLPGVFVGAALITGLEHWLQDLLPRVFGRSGNYEVIALGLILVVILHRAPRGLWAFVEGYLPRRRSEAPCGAGLPPRAKTGEAGEALLEVAGLSRAFGGLVAVNNLSFSLRRGEILGLIGPNGAGKTTLFNLVTGVLAPTSGAVYYRGQRLSGLKPFDVAGRGLARTFQHPHLFSEMTVLENAALGAYGRTGAGMIASMLRLDRGEERRALAEAYRQLRRVGLAELAGSKAGGLPLGKQRLLEIARALAADPELLLLDEPGAGLRAGEKAELAALVRRLAGEGVTVLFVDHDMDLVMGLVDRLVVMHYGEKLAEGSPREVQSNPQVMEAYLGGAVT, from the coding sequence ATGGTCGGCGTCGCCTACAGCGCGCTGGTCGTCTTAGGCCTCTACCTGTTGACTGGCCTGGCCCGCATGACGAGCTTTGGCCAGGCGGCCTTCATGGGCGTGAGCGCCTACACCACGGCGCTCGTGAGCGCGCGCTACGGGCTCTCGCCCTGGCTCGGGCTGATGGCGGGCGTGGCCATGGCCGGGGCGGCGGCCTGGGGACTCGGCGCGCTGACGGTGCGGCTCAGAGGGCACTTCCTGCCGCTGGCGACGATCGCCTGGCAGGTCGCCCTGTTCATCGTGATGGGCAACCTGACGGGCATCACCGGCGGCCACACCGGCCTCACCGGGGTGCCGCCGGTGAGCGTCTTCGGCCTCGAGCTGAGGACTTCGGGACAGGTCTACTACCTCGCCTGGCTCCTGGTGCTGCTCGCCGCCTGGGGCGCCTTCAACATCACCCACAGCCGCACGGGCCGGGCCTTGCGGGCGCTCAGGGGCGACGCCGTAGCGGCGGCCAGCGTCGGCGTCAACCCGGCCGCGCTCAAGCTCTGGGTCTTCGTCCTGGCGGGCGTCTTCGCGGGGCTGGCGGGCTGGCTCTACGCGCACTTCTGGCGCTTCGTCAACCCGACGCCCTTCGGCCTCGAGGCCTCCATCACCTATCTGATCATGGGCGTGGTGGGCGGCGTTGGCACCTTGCCGGGGGTCTTCGTCGGCGCGGCGCTCATCACCGGCCTCGAGCACTGGCTCCAAGACCTCCTGCCCAGGGTCTTCGGGCGCAGCGGCAACTACGAGGTAATCGCCTTGGGGCTCATCCTGGTGGTGATTCTCCACCGGGCGCCGCGGGGCCTCTGGGCCTTTGTAGAGGGCTACTTGCCGCGCCGCCGGAGCGAGGCGCCCTGTGGCGCCGGCCTGCCGCCGCGCGCCAAGACCGGCGAGGCGGGTGAGGCGCTCCTCGAGGTAGCCGGCCTCTCCAGGGCCTTTGGCGGCCTGGTGGCGGTCAACAACCTCTCCTTCTCCTTGAGGCGCGGCGAGATTCTCGGTTTGATCGGCCCCAACGGCGCGGGCAAGACGACGCTCTTCAACCTCGTCACCGGCGTCTTGGCGCCGACCTCGGGCGCGGTGTACTACCGGGGTCAGCGCTTGAGCGGCCTCAAGCCCTTCGACGTGGCGGGGCGGGGCCTGGCCCGCACCTTCCAGCACCCGCACCTCTTCAGCGAGATGACGGTCCTGGAGAACGCCGCCCTCGGCGCCTACGGGCGCACCGGCGCCGGCATGATCGCCTCGATGCTGAGACTCGACCGCGGCGAGGAGCGGCGGGCGCTCGCCGAGGCCTACCGGCAGCTCAGGCGCGTCGGCCTGGCCGAGCTCGCCGGTTCCAAAGCCGGCGGCCTGCCGCTCGGCAAGCAGCGCCTCCTGGAAATCGCTCGGGCGCTCGCCGCCGACCCCGAGCTCCTGCTCCTGGACGAGCCCGGCGCGGGCCTGCGCGCCGGTGAGAAGGCCGAGCTCGCCGCGCTCGTCAGGCGCCTTGCCGGCGAGGGCGTCACCGTGCTCTTCGTCGACCACGACATGGACCTGGTGATGGGCCTGGTCGACCGGCTGGTGGTCATGCACTACGGCGAGAAGCTGGCCGAGGGCAGCCCCAGGGAGGTCCAGAGCAATCCGCAGGTGATGGAGGCCTACCTGGGCGGGGCGGTGACCTGA
- a CDS encoding ABC transporter ATP-binding protein, with amino-acid sequence MAVVLSATGLCVSYGAVEAVREVSFEVHRGEVVTLIGPNGAGKTTTLLALMNILSAGGERLYDGQAIARTTPERLVAAGLVLVPEKRELFADMSVVDNLKLGAYARYRRGERRLEGDLDYVYALFPRLRERSAQLAGTMSGGEQQMLAVGRGLMAKPKVLMLDEPSLGLAPLIVKEIFSILARLKRQGTTILLVEQNAHAALALADRGYVLDAGELVLAGRAEDLRRDPRVLESYLGIRREQT; translated from the coding sequence ATGGCGGTGGTGCTGAGCGCCACGGGCCTGTGCGTCTCCTACGGCGCGGTCGAGGCGGTGCGGGAGGTGAGCTTCGAGGTCCACCGCGGCGAGGTGGTCACGCTGATCGGCCCCAACGGCGCGGGCAAGACCACCACCCTCTTGGCCTTGATGAACATCCTAAGCGCCGGCGGCGAGCGCCTTTACGACGGCCAGGCCATCGCCAGGACGACCCCGGAGCGCCTCGTCGCCGCGGGCCTGGTCTTGGTGCCCGAAAAGCGCGAGCTCTTCGCCGACATGAGCGTGGTCGATAACCTTAAACTCGGGGCTTACGCCCGCTACCGCCGCGGCGAGCGCCGGCTGGAGGGTGACCTCGACTACGTCTACGCGCTCTTTCCCAGGCTGCGCGAGCGCTCCGCTCAACTCGCCGGCACCATGTCGGGCGGCGAACAGCAGATGCTCGCCGTCGGCCGCGGCCTGATGGCAAAGCCCAAAGTCTTGATGCTCGACGAGCCCAGTCTGGGGTTGGCGCCGCTAATCGTCAAGGAAATCTTCAGCATTTTGGCGCGGCTAAAGCGCCAGGGCACCACCATTTTGCTGGTCGAGCAAAACGCCCATGCCGCCCTGGCCTTGGCCGACCGGGGTTACGTCCTCGACGCGGGAGAGCTGGTCCTCGCGGGCAGGGCCGAGGACCTGCGGCGAGACCCGCGCGTGCTCGAGTCCTATCTGGGCATCCGTCGCGAGCAGACATGA
- a CDS encoding AbrB/MazE/SpoVT family DNA-binding domain-containing protein produces the protein MPTARLKDKAITVPDEVLDELELAEGDAFEVVIAGGLIVLKPHQEDCAERHPEIDAALEAALKEVEEGRVTPAFGSAEEFEAYRRTKAYQELLESE, from the coding sequence ATGCCGACCGCCAGACTCAAGGACAAGGCCATCACCGTACCCGACGAAGTCCTCGACGAACTCGAGCTAGCTGAAGGCGACGCGTTCGAGGTCGTCATAGCGGGCGGCCTCATCGTGCTCAAGCCGCACCAAGAGGACTGTGCCGAGCGCCATCCGGAAATCGACGCGGCGCTCGAGGCTGCCCTCAAGGAAGTCGAGGAGGGTCGCGTCACACCCGCTTTTGGAAGCGCCGAGGAATTCGAAGCCTACCGCCGGACCAAAGCTTATCAAGAGCTGCTCGAGTCGGAGTAG
- a CDS encoding AMP-binding protein: MFNPDMETLPSDKLRKLQDERLAKLMAYLYERLPFYRKVLDEAGTKPSDVTSVDDLPKLPFTRKSDLRDHYPFGLFAVPKSKVARIHVSSGTTGKPTVVGYSRRDLELFAEVNARALAAAGARPGMTLHNAYGYGLFTGGLGLHYGGERLGLTVVPVSGGMTERQLLLIEDFKPDIIACTPSYAQTLAESFRRRGVPPEEISLSYAILGAEPWTEAIRQDVERGLGVKASNIYGLSEVIGPGVAQEAWDEQDGSYLCEDHFYPEIVDPGTGEPLADGQEGVLVLTTLTKEATPLLRYWTGDITSLTRAASTTGRTHARMGGIRGRSDDMLIIRGVNVYPTQIEEILRGRPEAAAHYQLVISRSHLLDEVELRLELSEAAFSRMEPANRDPARFDDLVEADEELRSLRRGLEQSIKERVGVSVKVTLMAPGSVPRSEGGKLSRVLDERKG; the protein is encoded by the coding sequence ATGTTCAACCCTGACATGGAGACCCTGCCCAGCGACAAGCTGCGAAAGCTCCAGGACGAACGCCTGGCCAAGCTCATGGCTTACCTGTACGAGCGCCTGCCCTTCTACCGCAAGGTGCTGGACGAGGCGGGCACCAAGCCGAGCGACGTCACCAGCGTCGACGACCTGCCAAAACTCCCCTTCACCCGCAAGAGCGACCTGCGCGACCACTACCCCTTCGGCCTCTTCGCCGTGCCCAAGAGTAAGGTCGCGCGCATCCACGTCTCGAGCGGCACCACCGGCAAGCCCACGGTGGTGGGCTACAGCAGGCGCGACCTCGAGCTCTTCGCCGAGGTGAACGCCAGAGCGCTCGCCGCCGCCGGAGCGCGTCCCGGCATGACCCTGCACAACGCCTACGGCTACGGCCTCTTCACCGGCGGGCTCGGCCTCCACTACGGCGGCGAGCGGCTGGGCCTGACGGTAGTGCCCGTCTCGGGCGGCATGACCGAACGGCAGCTCCTGCTCATCGAGGACTTTAAGCCCGACATCATCGCCTGCACGCCGTCCTACGCCCAGACGCTGGCCGAGAGCTTTCGCCGCCGCGGCGTCCCCCCCGAAGAGATCAGCCTCAGCTACGCGATTCTGGGCGCCGAGCCCTGGACCGAGGCGATCCGCCAAGACGTGGAGAGGGGTCTGGGCGTCAAGGCCAGCAACATCTACGGCCTCTCGGAGGTAATCGGGCCGGGCGTGGCCCAGGAGGCCTGGGACGAGCAGGACGGCTCTTACCTCTGCGAGGACCACTTCTATCCCGAGATCGTCGACCCCGGCACGGGCGAGCCCCTCGCGGACGGTCAGGAAGGGGTGCTCGTGCTCACCACCTTGACCAAGGAGGCGACGCCGCTGCTGCGCTACTGGACGGGCGACATCACCTCCTTGACCCGCGCGGCAAGCACGACCGGCCGGACCCACGCCCGCATGGGCGGGATTCGCGGGCGCAGCGACGACATGCTGATCATCCGCGGGGTGAACGTCTACCCCACCCAGATCGAGGAAATCCTAAGGGGGCGCCCCGAGGCGGCGGCGCACTATCAACTGGTCATCAGCCGCAGCCACCTCTTGGACGAGGTCGAGTTGCGCTTGGAACTGTCCGAAGCAGCCTTCTCGAGAATGGAGCCTGCGAACAGGGACCCGGCACGCTTTGACGACCTCGTCGAGGCCGACGAGGAGCTGCGGAGCCTGCGGCGCGGCCTCGAGCAGAGCATCAAAGAGCGCGTCGGCGTGTCGGTCAAGGTCACGCTGATGGCGCCGGGCAGCGTGCCCAGGAGCGAGGGCGGCAAGCTCAGCCGGGTCTTGGACGAGCGCAAAGGCTAG
- a CDS encoding Uma2 family endonuclease has protein sequence MTVTTRKRITAREFRTMAEAGIFAEARLELLDGELIEMTPIGPEHAHAVRQLIALLSTMSPERGALDVQNPLLMPGDNEFYPDVMVLKPREGGYRSLPLAPDALLVVEVAKTSLLYDREVKRTKYQGAGVPMYWVADIDAKQLWTYAEPGQRGYDHEHRAGQDETLEVLGVSVPVARLF, from the coding sequence GTGACGGTCACGACCCGCAAGCGCATCACCGCGCGCGAATTCCGCACCATGGCCGAAGCGGGCATCTTTGCAGAGGCACGCCTCGAGCTTCTGGACGGAGAACTCATCGAGATGACGCCTATCGGCCCTGAACACGCGCACGCGGTCAGACAGCTCATCGCGCTGCTCTCGACCATGTCCCCGGAGCGTGGCGCCTTGGACGTGCAAAATCCCCTGCTGATGCCGGGAGACAACGAATTCTACCCGGACGTGATGGTCTTAAAGCCCCGCGAGGGTGGGTACCGAAGCCTTCCCTTGGCGCCAGACGCGCTCCTCGTCGTCGAGGTCGCCAAGACCTCGCTGCTATACGACCGCGAGGTCAAGCGCACCAAGTACCAGGGCGCCGGCGTGCCCATGTACTGGGTCGCGGACATCGACGCAAAGCAGCTGTGGACCTACGCCGAGCCCGGCCAGAGGGGCTATGACCACGAACACCGCGCCGGTCAAGACGAGACGCTCGAGGTCTTGGGCGTAAGCGTGCCCGTCGCTCGGCTCTTCTAG
- a CDS encoding thioesterase family protein yields MKPIPEGFEASFSLRVTDEMTVDFEEMGRLHPVYATYWLAKHMELVSRKVILPFLEAEEEGIGFEVQVTHLASALPGMRVTVSARHLRSEGKRIYSSCEAVSELGDRIGTGTTTQVVLPRATLEAGFEGLRRRWQMQRDNR; encoded by the coding sequence ATGAAGCCCATTCCCGAGGGCTTCGAGGCCAGCTTCAGCCTGAGGGTCACCGACGAGATGACGGTGGACTTCGAGGAGATGGGCAGGCTCCACCCCGTCTACGCCACCTACTGGCTGGCCAAGCACATGGAGCTCGTCAGCCGCAAGGTCATCTTGCCCTTTTTGGAAGCCGAGGAGGAGGGCATCGGTTTTGAAGTTCAAGTCACCCACCTCGCTTCGGCCCTGCCCGGCATGAGGGTCACGGTGAGCGCCCGGCACCTCCGCAGCGAGGGCAAGCGCATCTACTCGAGCTGTGAGGCGGTCAGCGAGCTCGGCGACCGCATCGGCACGGGGACGACGACACAAGTCGTCCTGCCCAGGGCCACACTCGAGGCGGGTTTCGAAGGGTTGAGAAGACGTTGGCAGATGCAAAGGGACAACCGATGA